From the genome of Caldilineales bacterium, one region includes:
- a CDS encoding SH3 domain-containing protein codes for MTTASAPIGTISAAIANLRSGPGTNFPVVAQARQGMTLTLIGRNGAGDWWQVCCVDNTAGWVYGALLVIEGSTADVPVFGEAPIVAASPAPPPIQGWRGEYFANRDLQGPPAFVRDDAAIDFHWGGAAPGPGLAGVNFSVRWTRTLDFGAGNYIFSATADDGVRVYLDGWLVIDHWQIGAAQTYTGRFDGVGAGPHTLKVEYFQAEGDAVAVFRFEQAREPGQWSGEYFAGASLQGTPLLERTEPELRFNWGMGSPDPRLPAGDWCARWTRQASFEAGNYTFQAQTTGGLRVFLDGWCVIDQWREAPEAPSYRGRFEGVGAGEHTVRVEFFARGPALVNVWWERD; via the coding sequence GGCGCGGCAAGGGATGACGCTCACCCTCATCGGTCGCAACGGCGCCGGGGATTGGTGGCAAGTCTGTTGTGTGGACAACACCGCCGGCTGGGTCTATGGCGCTCTGCTGGTGATCGAAGGCTCGACCGCCGATGTGCCCGTCTTTGGCGAAGCGCCCATTGTCGCTGCCTCGCCGGCGCCGCCTCCCATCCAGGGCTGGCGCGGCGAATACTTCGCCAACCGCGACCTGCAAGGCCCACCGGCGTTTGTGCGCGACGACGCCGCTATCGATTTCCACTGGGGCGGGGCCGCCCCCGGTCCCGGCTTGGCTGGCGTCAACTTCTCGGTGCGCTGGACGCGAACGCTCGACTTTGGCGCCGGCAACTACATCTTCTCGGCCACGGCCGATGATGGCGTGCGCGTCTACCTGGATGGCTGGCTGGTCATCGATCATTGGCAGATCGGCGCCGCCCAGACCTACACCGGGCGCTTCGATGGCGTTGGCGCTGGCCCCCATACGCTGAAAGTGGAATACTTCCAGGCCGAGGGCGACGCCGTCGCCGTCTTTCGCTTCGAACAGGCCCGCGAACCTGGCCAGTGGTCGGGCGAGTACTTTGCCGGGGCATCCTTGCAAGGGACGCCGCTGCTGGAACGCACTGAGCCGGAACTGCGGTTCAATTGGGGGATGGGTTCGCCCGATCCCCGCCTCCCTGCTGGCGACTGGTGTGCGCGTTGGACGCGGCAGGCCAGCTTCGAGGCCGGGAATTACACCTTCCAGGCGCAAACGACCGGCGGCCTCCGCGTCTTTCTCGATGGCTGGTGTGTGATCGATCAGTGGCGCGAGGCCCCCGAAGCGCCCTCCTATCGCGGTCGCTTCGAAGGCGTTGGCGCCGGCGAGCACACCGTCAGGGTCGAGTTCTTCGCCCGCGGCCCCGCCCTGGTCAACGTCTGGTGGGAACGCGATTGA